From Bacteroidota bacterium, one genomic window encodes:
- the cysN gene encoding sulfate adenylyltransferase subunit CysN translates to MEHLLEDGKFDHNGYLNMELLRFTTAGSVDDGKSTLIGRMLYDSKSIFQDQLEAIEKSSLQRGEDYVNLALLTDGLRAEREQGITIDVAYRYFATPKRKFIIADTPGHIQYTRNMVTGASTANLAIILVDARHGVVEQTHRHAFIASLLQIPHIVICINKMDLVDFKQEAYDKVVDQFKNFSSKLDVQDVRFIPISALKGDNVVDRSTKMDWYQGPTLLYTLETVHIGGDHNMIDCRFPVQYVVRPMSDEYHDYRGYAGRVSGGVFKPGDLVMHLPSGLTSKIKAITTIDGELEFAHPPQSVTILLEDEIDISRGDMLVRENNIPETGQDIDVMICWMSDKKQLLLNGKYAIKHTTRDARCIVKEILYKVDVNTLHRDPDVKTFGLNEIGRIRIRTTVPLFYDEYRQNRITGSIIFIDEGTNETVAAGMIIK, encoded by the coding sequence ATGGAGCATTTATTAGAAGACGGAAAATTCGATCACAACGGTTATCTCAATATGGAATTACTGCGGTTTACCACTGCAGGAAGTGTTGACGATGGAAAATCTACATTGATAGGTAGAATGTTATATGATTCGAAATCAATTTTTCAAGATCAGTTGGAAGCTATTGAAAAATCATCATTACAAAGAGGTGAAGATTATGTAAATCTTGCTTTGCTTACTGATGGTTTACGTGCAGAACGTGAGCAGGGAATTACTATTGATGTGGCATACAGATATTTTGCTACACCAAAACGCAAATTTATTATTGCTGATACACCCGGCCATATTCAATACACAAGAAATATGGTTACCGGTGCTAGTACTGCGAACCTCGCCATCATTTTAGTGGATGCACGTCATGGTGTTGTTGAGCAAACACATCGCCATGCATTTATTGCTTCGCTGTTACAGATACCACATATTGTTATTTGTATTAATAAAATGGATCTTGTTGATTTTAAGCAAGAGGCTTATGATAAAGTGGTAGATCAATTCAAAAACTTTTCATCAAAATTAGATGTGCAGGATGTGCGCTTTATTCCTATCAGTGCATTGAAAGGCGATAACGTGGTTGACCGCAGCACAAAGATGGATTGGTATCAGGGACCTACCTTATTATATACTTTGGAAACAGTGCATATCGGTGGTGATCATAATATGATTGATTGCCGTTTTCCTGTGCAATATGTTGTGCGCCCAATGAGCGATGAATATCATGATTATCGTGGATATGCAGGTCGAGTGTCAGGTGGTGTTTTTAAACCGGGAGATTTAGTGATGCATTTGCCCTCCGGATTAACTTCAAAAATAAAAGCCATTACTACTATTGATGGCGAATTAGAATTCGCACATCCTCCTCAAAGCGTTACTATTTTATTGGAAGATGAAATTGATATCAGCCGTGGTGATATGTTGGTGCGTGAAAATAATATTCCGGAAACTGGCCAGGACATAGATGTGATGATTTGTTGGATGAGCGACAAAAAACAATTGCTGTTGAACGGTAAGTATGCAATTAAACATACTACCAGAGATGCAAGATGTATTGTAAAAGAAATACTTTATAAAGTGGATGTAAATACCCTGCATAGAGATCCAGATGTAAAAACATTTGGTCTTAATGAAATCGGACGAATTCGTATCCGCACCACAGTGCCTTTGTTCTATGATGAATACAGACAAAACCGTATCACAGGTTCTATCATTTTTATTGATGAAGGAACAAATGAAACGGTAGCTGCCGGTATGATTATTAAATAA
- the cysD gene encoding sulfate adenylyltransferase subunit CysD, with product MMSYSLTHLKELEAESIFIMREVAAQFQNPALLFSGGKDSILMVYLARKAFWPAKIPFPLVHIDTGHNFPETIEYRDWLVKETGARLIVGEVEDSISKGTAVEEQGINASRNALQTVTLLETIENNKFDACMGGARRDEEKARAKERFFSHRDEFGQWDPKNQRPELWNIFNGKKHLGEHFRVFPISNWTEMDVWQYILQENIPLPTLYFSHMREVIERDGTYISTHPKWVKLRGNEKPEVRQVRFRTCGDLPITGAVASDADTVEKIIYEVATTRITERGNRSDDKRSETSMEDRKKQGYF from the coding sequence ATCATGTCTTATAGTTTAACACATTTAAAAGAACTGGAAGCCGAGAGCATTTTTATTATGCGGGAAGTGGCGGCACAATTTCAGAACCCTGCCTTATTATTCTCGGGTGGAAAAGATTCTATCCTGATGGTTTATCTGGCACGTAAGGCTTTTTGGCCTGCGAAAATTCCATTTCCATTAGTTCATATTGATACGGGTCATAATTTTCCGGAGACAATTGAATACCGTGATTGGTTGGTGAAAGAAACCGGTGCCCGATTAATCGTTGGCGAGGTAGAAGATTCTATTTCTAAAGGTACCGCTGTGGAAGAGCAAGGAATAAATGCTTCCCGTAATGCTTTGCAAACGGTAACTCTTTTGGAAACAATAGAGAACAACAAGTTTGATGCATGTATGGGTGGCGCAAGAAGAGATGAAGAAAAAGCCAGAGCCAAAGAAAGATTCTTCAGTCATCGTGATGAGTTCGGTCAATGGGATCCAAAAAATCAACGTCCGGAATTATGGAACATCTTCAACGGGAAAAAACATCTTGGTGAACACTTCCGTGTATTCCCAATCAGTAACTGGACTGAGATGGATGTATGGCAATATATTCTTCAGGAAAATATTCCATTACCTACATTATATTTTTCTCATATGCGGGAAGTAATTGAACGTGATGGAACATATATATCTACCCATCCAAAATGGGTGAAATTGCGTGGCAATGAAAAGCCTGAAGTTCGTCAGGTGCGTTTCCGTACTTGTGGTGATCTTCCTATTACAGGCGCAGTTGCAAGTGATGCAGATACGGTAGAAAAAATTATTTACGAAGTAGCTACAACACGTATTACTGAAAGAGGAAATCGCTCGGACGACAAACGTTCCGAAACATCTATGGAAGACAGAAAAAAACAAGGATATTTCTGA
- the cysC gene encoding adenylyl-sulfate kinase produces MTTVQDNIHPIFHRLLQRADKEAFLKQNARVLWLTGLSGSGKSTIAEALEKKLHTDSFLTMLLDGDNIRSGINKNLSFSDADRIENIRRIAEVSKLFLNCGIITMNSFVSPTNEIRTMAKQIIGEENFLEIYINAPLEVCEARDVKGLYAKARRGEIPDFTGITSPFEAPENPAMEIPTDKLSIEESVDQLYNFILPIIKYQV; encoded by the coding sequence ATGACTACAGTGCAGGATAACATTCACCCAATATTCCACCGCTTATTGCAGCGGGCCGATAAAGAGGCCTTTCTGAAACAGAATGCCCGTGTGCTATGGCTAACGGGTTTATCAGGCTCCGGAAAAAGCACAATTGCAGAAGCGCTCGAAAAGAAACTACATACTGATAGTTTTCTCACCATGTTATTGGATGGCGATAATATTCGCAGTGGAATAAATAAAAATTTAAGTTTCAGTGATGCAGACCGTATTGAAAATATCCGCCGGATTGCAGAAGTCAGCAAATTATTTCTGAATTGCGGTATCATTACCATGAACAGTTTTGTAAGTCCTACAAATGAAATTCGCACCATGGCAAAGCAAATAATTGGCGAAGAGAATTTTTTAGAAATATATATCAATGCGCCGTTAGAAGTATGTGAAGCAAGAGATGTGAAAGGATTATATGCAAAAGCAAGACGTGGCGAAATTCCTGATTTTACCGGTATCACTTCTCCCTTTGAAGCACCTGAGAATCCTGCAATGGAAATCCCCACCGATAAATTAAGTATTGAAGAAAGCGTAGATCAATTATACAATTTTATATTACCTATTATTAAATATCAAGTTTAA
- a CDS encoding GH92 family glycosyl hydrolase, with protein MRQLFNFLFCISLLNISAQNDVTQYVNPFIGTGGHGHTYPGATLPFGMVQLSPDTRLEGWDGCSGYHYSDSVIYGFSHTHLSGTGVPDYCDILLMPMISDKPLNAMQNNKSIAGYPSEFSHANEFASPGFYSVLLDDENIFVELTTTARVGMHRYTFPKSKDAQVILDLTHRDQLLEGSYIKIIAPDKIEGLRRSTGWAADQWVYFAIQFSQPFESVVASSDSMQYAMHFSTSNKKAVVVKCAISAVSTEGAWNNMNVEIPDWDFEKVKSDSKTIWNTELSKIEVSTADINRKKVFYSALYHCMLAPNIYNDADGKYRGHDMQIHTIEGHNYYTVFSLWDTFRALHPLLTIIDQKRTNDFIQTFLFQYQQGGRLPVWELAANETECMIGYHSVSVIADAAVKGIRDYDMQLAYTAMQHSANTNLFGLKYYNDKGFIESNEEGESVSRTLEYAYDDWCIAQMGNIIHGKNGDYWKYFYRSMNYLNLFDGEFIRPRFNGGFLEPFDPREVNFNYTEANAWQYNFFFPHDVMYFTNNLTSKQFLEEKLDSLFTTNSETTGREQSDITGLIGQYAHGNEPSHHVAYLYAYADASYKTEERVRQIMDELYHDAPDGLSGNEDCGQMSAWYVLSAMGFYPVAPGSTKYILGSPVFDSVKVHLENGNDFKITATNYSIENKYVRTAALNAMPITEPQIDHNDIMNGSTLEFDMSATLNKNFGKFADVFMERDFVPAPVFEPTNTSFNGTQIVSIYSLSPETNILFNDTKKDPTPGDQPYYAPFRIDNTVELKAVAYNSIGTFSSVSTAKYKSLDQHKTIEYITEYDPQYTGGGANALIDGLRGAEEFRTGVWQGWWGNDMEVLLDLGDVYSASKVSIGFLQDSKSWILLPTEVTIEISVDGIHFKKFNPIIKKVDANNLIPFTEDYNLKFGTTAIRYIKVLAKSYGELPPTHLGAGGKAWLFCDEIIVE; from the coding sequence ATGAGACAACTATTTAATTTTCTGTTTTGCATTTCACTGTTAAATATCAGCGCACAAAATGATGTTACACAATATGTAAATCCATTTATTGGCACAGGTGGTCATGGTCATACTTATCCCGGCGCTACACTGCCTTTTGGTATGGTGCAGTTAAGTCCGGATACTCGTTTGGAAGGTTGGGATGGTTGCAGCGGATATCATTACAGCGATTCGGTTATTTATGGTTTCTCTCATACACATTTAAGTGGTACAGGAGTTCCAGATTATTGTGATATTTTGTTGATGCCAATGATTTCTGATAAGCCTTTAAATGCAATGCAAAACAATAAAAGCATTGCAGGTTATCCATCAGAATTTTCACATGCAAATGAATTTGCTTCTCCCGGTTTTTATAGTGTGCTTTTAGATGATGAAAATATATTTGTTGAGCTTACAACAACTGCAAGAGTGGGAATGCATCGCTATACATTTCCGAAATCAAAAGATGCTCAAGTGATATTAGATCTCACACATCGTGATCAATTATTAGAAGGTTCTTACATTAAAATAATTGCACCGGATAAAATTGAAGGATTGCGCAGATCAACAGGTTGGGCTGCCGATCAATGGGTGTATTTTGCAATTCAATTTTCTCAGCCTTTTGAATCTGTTGTTGCATCATCGGATAGTATGCAATATGCAATGCATTTTTCTACTTCAAATAAAAAAGCAGTAGTAGTGAAATGTGCAATCTCTGCTGTTTCAACAGAAGGTGCATGGAATAATATGAATGTAGAAATACCTGATTGGGATTTTGAAAAAGTGAAATCTGATTCAAAAACTATTTGGAATACTGAACTCTCAAAAATAGAAGTGAGCACTGCGGATATCAATCGAAAAAAAGTATTTTATTCTGCATTATATCACTGCATGTTAGCACCTAATATTTATAATGATGCAGATGGAAAATATCGTGGTCATGATATGCAGATACATACAATCGAGGGACATAATTATTACACTGTATTTTCTTTGTGGGATACTTTTCGAGCTCTACATCCTTTGCTCACAATTATTGATCAGAAACGCACCAATGATTTTATTCAAACATTTTTATTTCAATATCAACAAGGTGGAAGATTACCAGTTTGGGAATTAGCTGCCAATGAAACAGAATGTATGATCGGTTATCACAGTGTGAGTGTAATTGCCGATGCGGCTGTTAAAGGAATCAGAGATTATGATATGCAACTTGCTTATACTGCAATGCAACATTCTGCAAACACAAATCTGTTTGGTTTGAAATATTATAACGACAAAGGATTTATCGAAAGCAATGAAGAAGGTGAATCTGTAAGTCGCACTTTGGAATATGCTTATGATGATTGGTGTATTGCACAAATGGGAAATATTATTCACGGAAAAAATGGTGACTACTGGAAATACTTTTATCGCAGTATGAATTATCTAAATTTATTCGATGGAGAATTTATTCGTCCGAGATTTAATGGTGGTTTTTTAGAACCTTTTGATCCAAGAGAAGTGAATTTTAATTATACAGAAGCTAATGCTTGGCAGTATAATTTTTTCTTCCCGCATGATGTGATGTATTTTACAAATAATCTCACTTCAAAACAATTCTTAGAAGAAAAATTAGATAGTTTATTTACAACTAATTCTGAAACTACGGGTAGAGAACAATCAGATATTACAGGTTTAATCGGTCAGTATGCACATGGTAATGAGCCCAGTCATCATGTAGCATATTTATATGCGTATGCCGACGCATCTTATAAAACTGAAGAACGTGTTCGGCAAATTATGGATGAATTATATCACGATGCACCGGATGGACTTTCGGGTAATGAAGATTGCGGACAAATGAGTGCATGGTATGTGTTGAGTGCAATGGGTTTCTATCCTGTTGCGCCGGGTTCTACAAAATATATTTTGGGTTCGCCGGTTTTTGATTCTGTAAAAGTGCATTTAGAAAATGGAAATGATTTTAAAATCACTGCAACAAATTATAGCATAGAAAATAAATATGTACGCACTGCTGCATTAAATGCAATGCCGATTACTGAACCGCAAATTGATCATAATGATATCATGAATGGAAGTACACTTGAATTTGATATGAGTGCTACACTAAATAAAAACTTTGGAAAATTTGCAGATGTATTTATGGAAAGAGATTTTGTGCCGGCTCCGGTTTTTGAACCTACAAATACTTCTTTCAACGGAACACAAATTGTTTCAATCTATTCCTTATCACCCGAAACAAATATTTTATTCAACGATACAAAGAAAGATCCTACACCCGGTGATCAACCGTATTATGCACCATTTAGAATTGATAATACGGTTGAATTAAAAGCAGTTGCTTATAATTCAATTGGTACTTTCAGTTCGGTGAGTACAGCAAAATATAAATCGTTGGATCAACATAAAACAATAGAATACATTACGGAATACGATCCGCAATATACAGGAGGTGGTGCCAATGCATTAATTGATGGATTGCGTGGCGCTGAAGAATTTAGAACTGGTGTATGGCAAGGCTGGTGGGGAAATGATATGGAAGTGCTTTTAGATTTAGGTGATGTTTATAGTGCGAGCAAAGTAAGTATTGGATTTTTACAAGACAGTAAAAGTTGGATTTTATTACCAACCGAAGTAACTATAGAAATTTCTGTAGATGGAATACACTTTAAAAAATTTAATCCGATTATTAAAAAAGTGGATGCAAATAATTTAATTCCGTTTACTGAAGATTATAATTTAAAATTTGGTACAACAGCAATCCGCTATATAAAAGTGCTTGCAAAAAGTTATGGTGAACTTCCACCAACTCATTTAGGTGCAGGTGGAAAGGCTTGGTTATTTTGCGATGAAATAATTGTGGAGTAG
- a CDS encoding ROK family protein, whose product MDVVLGVDIGGTGIKFGLVTKRGKILYTDKVKTKAYPKPEKLPEDLKKRIGAVLKEKDLTLRGIGIGTPNGNYFTGTIDNAPNLPWKNLVPLKEYFQNTFNLPVALTNDAKAAALGEMQYGAGKGCKHYIFITLGTGLGSGIIVNGKLVYGYDSLAGELGHIIVHRNGRECGCGRKGCLEQYASATGIVKTYYELLRTKSIDDFRMSLGNMIDAEAIYKKAKAGDEIAIDSFKRTGEILGFALANSVCYTRPEKIFLFGGLAQAGDLLFEPTIQSFNENLLRIYEGKIQILPSGLKESEAAILGAASLIWKEMPRNKKK is encoded by the coding sequence ATGGATGTTGTTTTAGGAGTTGATATTGGCGGTACCGGAATTAAATTCGGTTTAGTTACTAAGCGGGGAAAAATTCTATATACTGATAAAGTAAAAACAAAAGCATATCCCAAACCTGAAAAATTACCTGAAGACTTAAAGAAAAGAATTGGTGCTGTATTGAAAGAAAAAGATTTAACGCTGCGAGGAATTGGTATCGGCACTCCCAATGGAAATTATTTTACAGGTACAATTGATAATGCACCCAACTTGCCCTGGAAAAATTTAGTGCCTTTAAAAGAATATTTTCAAAACACATTTAATCTACCTGTTGCATTAACCAATGATGCAAAAGCTGCTGCCCTTGGCGAAATGCAATACGGTGCCGGTAAAGGATGCAAGCATTATATTTTTATTACACTTGGAACCGGTTTGGGTAGTGGTATTATCGTGAATGGAAAATTAGTGTATGGATACGATAGCCTTGCAGGGGAATTAGGTCATATAATTGTGCATCGCAATGGTCGTGAATGTGGTTGTGGACGCAAAGGATGTCTGGAACAATACGCTTCTGCAACAGGAATTGTAAAAACATATTATGAATTGCTTCGCACAAAAAGTATTGATGATTTTCGTATGAGTCTTGGTAACATGATTGATGCTGAGGCAATTTATAAAAAAGCAAAAGCGGGCGATGAAATAGCTATTGATTCATTTAAAAGGACTGGCGAAATTTTAGGTTTTGCTTTGGCAAATAGTGTTTGCTACACACGTCCGGAAAAAATATTTTTATTCGGCGGACTTGCTCAAGCAGGAGATTTATTATTTGAACCAACCATTCAAAGTTTTAATGAAAATCTCTTGCGTATTTACGAAGGGAAAATTCAAATTCTTCCCAGCGGATTAAAAGAAAGTGAAGCTGCTATTTTAGGTGCCGCTTCATTAATCTGGAAAGAAATGCCACGCAATAAAAAAAAGTAA
- a CDS encoding DUF1572 family protein, which yields MNSDFTTILGNGINSIITELQQYENETDIWNIEGEIKNSAGNLAFHLTGSINYFIGAVMANNGYVRNRDAEFSDKNISREKMISELNTTKTMMEEFISKQDADFYNAIFPLQTFGENRSNHYALMIIAVHLNYHLGQINYHRRLIGK from the coding sequence ATGAATTCTGATTTTACAACCATTTTAGGTAATGGTATTAATTCCATCATTACGGAATTACAACAATATGAAAACGAAACTGATATTTGGAATATTGAAGGAGAAATAAAAAACTCCGCAGGGAATCTTGCATTTCATCTTACGGGAAGTATCAATTATTTTATTGGTGCTGTGATGGCTAATAATGGCTATGTGCGCAATAGGGATGCAGAGTTTTCAGATAAAAATATTTCAAGAGAAAAAATGATTTCGGAATTGAATACAACCAAAACAATGATGGAGGAATTTATTTCGAAGCAAGATGCAGATTTTTATAATGCAATATTCCCATTACAAACTTTCGGTGAGAACCGCAGCAATCATTATGCACTCATGATAATTGCGGTACATCTCAATTATCATCTCGGTCAGATAAATTATCACAGGCGTTTGATTGGGAAATAA
- a CDS encoding carboxypeptidase-like regulatory domain-containing protein, translated as MLIYSSLLNAQQYSGKVVNSKSGEIIPYVNIGIVNKGVGTVSLGDGSFHLNLEAEYDNDTLRFSMIGLESVSYLVKDYKTQFNETSAEILMAESLTELQTVIIKPVKVISVIKGNTFDNKSFAAGWKSDDLGGELGTIINVKKGTTYFIKNVQINIAWCKYDSILFRMNLYDYQNGKPGNFLQAVPIYLKVKNEQRYLYVDLEPYNITVESDFLIALEWLDDLPDKPSSLMFCAGMFGASTCYRKTSQDAWQKVPIGLGFSVEMEYEKK; from the coding sequence GTGCTGATATATTCCTCATTGCTAAATGCACAGCAATACAGTGGCAAGGTGGTAAATTCTAAAAGTGGTGAAATTATTCCCTACGTAAATATTGGTATTGTCAATAAGGGTGTGGGCACGGTTTCTCTTGGTGATGGCAGTTTTCATTTAAATCTTGAAGCAGAGTACGATAATGACACACTGCGTTTTTCGATGATTGGACTTGAAAGTGTAAGCTATCTTGTTAAGGATTATAAAACTCAGTTTAATGAAACCAGTGCTGAAATTTTAATGGCTGAATCTCTAACCGAATTGCAGACTGTAATAATTAAACCGGTGAAAGTGATTTCAGTAATTAAAGGAAATACATTTGATAATAAATCATTTGCCGCAGGTTGGAAAAGCGATGATCTTGGTGGTGAATTAGGTACAATAATAAATGTAAAAAAAGGCACAACCTATTTTATAAAAAACGTGCAAATAAATATTGCATGGTGTAAGTACGACAGTATTTTATTTCGCATGAATTTATATGATTATCAAAATGGAAAGCCCGGAAATTTTTTGCAAGCAGTGCCTATTTATCTGAAAGTAAAAAATGAACAACGCTATTTGTATGTTGATCTTGAACCCTATAATATTACTGTGGAAAGTGATTTTTTAATTGCGCTGGAATGGTTAGATGATCTACCGGATAAGCCAAGTTCACTGATGTTTTGTGCAGGCATGTTCGGTGCATCTACCTGTTATAGAAAAACAAGTCAGGATGCCTGGCAAAAGGTACCAATTGGTTTAGGCTTTAGTGTGGAAATGGAATATGAAAAAAAATAA
- a CDS encoding TerC family protein produces MDFSIFATADAWIALLTLTLLEIVLGIDNIIFISILSGKLPEHQQKKARRLGLSLALITRILLLMSLSWIVSMQETLFTLWGKGFSGRDLVLLIGGLFLIYKATVEIHDKIDGDEEHETTLKAKSFASVILQILVLDIVFSLDSVITAVGMASDLIIMVMAVIIAIVIMLFAAESVSSFVNKRPTVKMLALSFLVMIGASLIVEGWGGHIEKGYLYFAMGFSVMVEVLNLRVASLKHRLNVTQKTKRHS; encoded by the coding sequence ATGGACTTTTCAATATTTGCCACTGCTGATGCGTGGATTGCTTTGCTGACACTTACACTTCTTGAAATTGTGTTGGGAATTGACAATATCATTTTCATTTCCATACTTTCAGGAAAACTGCCTGAGCATCAGCAAAAAAAAGCAAGACGACTCGGCCTTTCGTTGGCTTTGATCACACGTATTTTATTGTTGATGTCGTTGAGTTGGATTGTGAGTATGCAGGAAACATTATTTACACTTTGGGGTAAAGGGTTTTCCGGAAGAGATTTGGTGCTACTTATAGGAGGCTTATTCTTGATTTACAAAGCAACAGTTGAAATCCATGATAAAATTGATGGCGATGAAGAACACGAAACAACTTTAAAAGCAAAATCTTTTGCTTCAGTAATCCTACAGATATTAGTCTTAGATATTGTGTTCTCATTAGATTCTGTAATTACAGCTGTTGGAATGGCAAGTGATTTAATCATTATGGTGATGGCGGTTATTATTGCAATAGTTATTATGTTATTTGCCGCTGAGTCTGTCAGCAGTTTTGTAAACAAACGACCTACAGTAAAGATGTTAGCACTTTCTTTTTTAGTCATGATTGGAGCATCATTAATTGTAGAAGGTTGGGGAGGTCATATTGAAAAAGGATATCTCTATTTTGCAATGGGATTTTCTGTAATGGTAGAAGTGCTGAATCTGCGGGTGGCAAGCTTGAAACATCGTTTGAATGTTACTCAAAAAACTAAGCGGCATTCCTAA
- a CDS encoding ABC transporter permease gives MRFTLKVAWRYIFSKKSTNVINIISGITMSGIVIGSAALIIVLSAFNGFGDLVVNLYSSFYSEVAVSPKEGKVFTLTNLQYNKLESLDAIENISKTLQENVLLAYNKDEHIATIKGVDSNFAKVTAVDDSVFVGDYLFYYYYDNLRVQCAVLGAGIASTLNVALGTGYPSIQVFVPRRGIHSTLDPRNSFIQKSVQPVGIFSLQQEFDSKYIFTSLDFVQDLLEYNNGEISTMEIQLKKNANTKSAIKEIQKIVGDEFYVKDRFMQNEFLYKIMRNERWVVYLILTFIIIIATFNMIGSIAMLVIDKRKDIGVLRSLGATERSIRNIFFFQGLLQTIVSIMIGFTIAIILCSIQIYFNVITIPGSDSFVVTAYPISMHLIDFILVAITILIIGAIAAYLPAHLASRQKWMFRNAA, from the coding sequence ATGCGTTTTACTTTAAAAGTTGCCTGGCGGTATATTTTTTCCAAAAAATCAACTAATGTTATTAATATCATTTCAGGTATTACCATGTCGGGAATTGTTATAGGTTCTGCTGCTCTTATCATTGTGCTTTCTGCTTTCAATGGTTTTGGTGACCTTGTAGTAAATCTTTACAGTTCATTTTATTCCGAAGTGGCAGTTTCTCCAAAAGAAGGAAAAGTATTTACACTCACCAATTTGCAATACAATAAACTTGAATCTTTAGATGCCATTGAAAATATTTCAAAAACATTACAGGAAAATGTGTTGCTTGCTTATAATAAGGATGAGCATATTGCAACCATAAAAGGTGTTGACAGCAATTTTGCAAAAGTTACTGCAGTGGACGACAGCGTGTTTGTGGGTGATTATTTATTTTATTATTACTACGATAATTTGCGTGTGCAATGCGCAGTATTAGGTGCCGGAATTGCATCTACCTTAAATGTGGCGCTCGGAACAGGTTATCCTTCAATACAAGTGTTTGTACCTCGCAGAGGAATTCACTCAACTTTAGATCCACGCAATTCTTTTATACAAAAAAGTGTGCAGCCGGTGGGCATTTTTAGTTTGCAACAAGAGTTCGACAGCAAGTATATATTTACGTCATTAGATTTTGTTCAGGATTTACTGGAATATAATAATGGTGAAATAAGTACGATGGAAATTCAACTCAAAAAAAATGCAAATACAAAATCAGCAATAAAAGAAATACAGAAAATTGTGGGTGATGAATTTTATGTGAAAGATCGTTTTATGCAAAATGAATTTTTATATAAAATTATGCGCAACGAACGGTGGGTAGTTTATCTGATTCTTACTTTCATAATCATCATTGCTACTTTCAATATGATAGGCTCTATTGCAATGCTGGTAATTGATAAACGAAAAGATATTGGTGTATTGCGATCTCTCGGCGCAACGGAAAGAAGTATCCGAAATATTTTTTTCTTTCAAGGATTATTACAAACAATTGTGAGTATTATGATTGGATTTACTATTGCAATTATTCTTTGCTCAATACAAATTTATTTTAATGTAATTACCATTCCCGGTTCTGATAGTTTTGTGGTTACTGCTTATCCTATCAGTATGCATCTTATTGATTTTATTCTGGTAGCGATAACCATTTTGATAATTGGTGCAATTGCAGCATACTTACCTGCTCACTTAGCATCCCGGCAAAAATGGATGTTTAGGAATGCCGCTTAG
- the rbfA gene encoding 30S ribosome-binding factor RbfA: METRRQQKMQVLIKEEMSKFLQREGSNYYGTQFVTVTDVRITPDMHLCRIYVSVFNVATPQQTVDRLNAHIKDIRKRFGNIMRGDLRIIPELEFILDDTLDNVFKLEQLLNDLK; the protein is encoded by the coding sequence ATGGAAACGAGGCGACAACAGAAAATGCAGGTATTGATAAAGGAGGAAATGAGTAAATTTCTGCAACGGGAAGGATCTAATTATTACGGGACTCAATTTGTAACCGTAACAGATGTAAGGATTACACCCGATATGCATCTGTGCAGAATTTATGTAAGTGTATTTAATGTAGCAACGCCGCAACAAACGGTAGATAGATTGAATGCACATATCAAAGATATTCGCAAACGTTTTGGCAATATCATGCGTGGGGATTTGCGAATAATTCCGGAATTAGAATTTATTTTAGATGATACTCTCGACAATGTCTTTAAGCTGGAGCAACTTTTAAATGATCTTAAATAA